Below is a genomic region from Bradyrhizobium sp. 1(2017).
ACCGACCGCGCGCAAGGGCGCCGGCACAGCCTATCTCGTCCGGTCTCGTCCAATCCGGCCGCGCCCCCGCGACGCGGCGGATTGAACGTCGGCCGCAAGGGCCGGACCGTCGATCGAGCTCAGCTTTCGTTCGCGGCGATCGATTCCATCAGCGACACGAGCTGGCGCTGCACCGTCTGGTCCTTGATCTTGCTGTAGGCGCGCAGCAGCCGGAGGCTGAAGGCACTGTCGAGGAAGAGCAGGCTCTCCACTTCGCGCGCCTTGTTGTCGCCGTCATAGAAGAAGGTCACGGGCACATCGAGGGCCGAGGCGATCTGCTGAAGCCGAGCCGCGCCGACGCGATTGACGCCTTTCTCGTATTTCTGGACCTGCTGGAAGCTGACGCCCAGCTTCTCGCCCAGCTCGGCCTGCGAAATCTTCATCTCGACACGCCGCAACCGGATCCGCTTGCCAAGCTCAATGTCCGGCTTGCCGGCACTGCGCTGCTTCATTCTTTTCGCCGCTGCTTTCATCTTCGTTCTCACCGTTGTTCTTCGGTTGAAAATCCCCCGAAGAGCTGGGTCAGGGGTTCGCCCATATAGGAGTTCTTGAATTCATGCGGATGCACGAACTCTTCCTTAAACCACGGGAAGCGAGC
It encodes:
- a CDS encoding helix-turn-helix domain-containing protein, with the protein product MKQRSAGKPDIELGKRIRLRRVEMKISQAELGEKLGVSFQQVQKYEKGVNRVGAARLQQIASALDVPVTFFYDGDNKAREVESLLFLDSAFSLRLLRAYSKIKDQTVQRQLVSLMESIAANES